A window of Cohnella herbarum contains these coding sequences:
- a CDS encoding xanthine phosphoribosyltransferase, translated as MEILKARILKEASVINSGVLKLDSLLNHGVDPQLTMEMGKEFAARFAGEKITKVITVESSGIPVAFATALQLGVPLVFARRKKTLLGEPDAYCERVPSFTKGIVTDLIVSRHLLSADDSVLFIDDIIANGDAARGLIKIIEQSGAALKGIGIVLEKSFQAGGRTLRDLGYQVETLVKIQSLDDNTITFAD; from the coding sequence ATGGAAATTCTTAAAGCAAGGATCCTAAAGGAAGCAAGCGTCATAAATTCCGGGGTGTTGAAATTGGATTCTCTGCTTAACCATGGCGTCGATCCGCAATTGACGATGGAGATGGGCAAAGAATTCGCGGCCAGATTTGCCGGAGAGAAAATAACGAAGGTGATCACGGTGGAATCGTCCGGAATCCCCGTTGCATTCGCTACCGCTCTTCAATTGGGAGTTCCGCTCGTATTTGCCCGCAGGAAAAAGACGTTGTTGGGCGAGCCCGATGCTTATTGCGAGAGAGTTCCTTCGTTCACCAAAGGAATCGTAACGGATTTAATCGTATCGCGTCATCTGTTGAGCGCCGACGACTCCGTGTTATTCATAGACGATATTATCGCGAACGGAGATGCGGCCCGCGGTTTGATCAAGATTATCGAGCAATCCGGCGCCGCGCTTAAGGGAATCGGCATCGTCCTCGAGAAATCTTTTCAAGCTGGAGGACGTACGTTGCGCGACTTGGGTTACCAAGTGGAAACATTGGTGAAGATTCAATCGCTCGACGATAACACGATTACGTTTGCCGATTAA
- a CDS encoding carboxymuconolactone decarboxylase family protein, whose translation MIINESNNDAAKSRISDKLPEVNIGYEQFTGEIFDAGELDAMTKHLIGLGVALFANNENSTHYYLQAVRDLGGTDLQIMETAAISSAASGNIRFQSGMSIPGWSPISPSY comes from the coding sequence ATGATCATCAATGAATCGAACAACGATGCCGCGAAGTCGCGGATTTCGGACAAGCTTCCAGAGGTAAATATCGGATACGAGCAATTTACCGGAGAAATTTTCGATGCAGGGGAACTAGATGCGATGACGAAACATTTAATCGGGTTGGGAGTCGCCCTGTTCGCGAATAATGAGAATAGCACTCATTATTATTTGCAAGCCGTACGGGATCTGGGCGGGACGGATCTTCAGATCATGGAGACGGCTGCCATCTCTTCGGCTGCAAGCGGGAATATTCGGTTTCAGTCCGGAATGTCGATACCGGGATGGAGCCCGATCTCGCCTTCTTATTGA
- a CDS encoding site-specific integrase, with translation MLAWLGMMKYQVEVTTHAAYCFNVKGKIVPYFKDKGILLEELQAKHLQDFYLFVLNKYKITAHTAQKYHANIRQALQHAFRMDMIPSNPADKVDRPKKQQFNGSYYNIEELNQLFEVVKDDPLELGVYLAAFYGLRRSEIVGLKWSAISFQHQTISIRHTVTSISYEGKQIIVEKDRAKNKSSYRTLPLVPAFFELLKRLWEEQQQNRALFKDSYCYKYEEYIYVNKLGDRIKPGYITQHFPIVLQKHELKHIRFHELRHSCASLLLVNGVSLKEIQEWLGHSHYSTTANIYAHLDYNSKVSSAQVMSNTLQVPIKQKAPEPSQGQVQELVHS, from the coding sequence ATGTTGGCATGGCTTGGCATGATGAAGTATCAGGTTGAAGTGACTACTCATGCGGCTTATTGTTTTAATGTGAAGGGCAAAATTGTTCCTTATTTCAAGGACAAGGGGATTTTGCTGGAAGAACTTCAAGCGAAGCATCTGCAAGACTTCTATCTGTTTGTCCTGAACAAGTACAAGATTACTGCCCACACTGCTCAGAAGTATCATGCCAATATTCGTCAGGCCCTGCAACACGCCTTTCGGATGGACATGATTCCTTCCAATCCGGCAGATAAGGTTGATCGGCCTAAGAAGCAACAGTTTAACGGAAGTTACTACAATATCGAAGAACTTAATCAGCTATTTGAAGTCGTGAAAGATGATCCATTGGAATTGGGCGTGTATTTAGCAGCATTCTATGGCCTCAGACGGAGCGAAATTGTCGGATTGAAGTGGAGCGCTATCAGTTTTCAGCATCAGACCATTTCCATTCGTCACACCGTCACTTCCATATCGTATGAGGGGAAACAGATCATCGTAGAGAAGGATCGTGCAAAGAATAAATCGAGTTATCGCACTCTGCCGCTCGTACCTGCCTTTTTTGAACTATTGAAACGACTGTGGGAAGAGCAACAACAAAATCGTGCCTTGTTCAAAGATTCCTATTGCTACAAATATGAAGAATACATCTACGTGAACAAACTGGGAGACCGCATCAAACCGGGATATATCACACAACATTTCCCGATCGTTCTCCAGAAGCATGAGCTAAAACATATTCGTTTCCATGAGCTTCGCCACAGTTGTGCAAGCTTGTTGCTTGTCAATGGGGTCAGCCTGAAAGAAATTCAAGAGTGGTTAGGGCATAGCCATTACTCCACAACGGCTAACATTTATGCTCACCTGGATTATAACTCTAAGGTTTCGTCGGCACAGGTCATGAGCAACACGTTACAAGTCCCAATCAAACAAAAAGCTCCTGAACCGTCACAAGGACAAGTTCAAGAGCTCGTACATTCTTAG
- a CDS encoding helix-turn-helix domain-containing protein: MPDDENQPIVETDPYLLLFQIMPDIVIVEQMCTMLGGISTKTGRKLLQSGRIAHFRIGRFYKIPKLSIIHYLRENLALGTSVHDTL, translated from the coding sequence ATGCCGGATGATGAAAATCAACCCATTGTTGAAACTGACCCTTACCTGCTACTTTTTCAGATCATGCCCGATATCGTAATAGTCGAACAAATGTGTACCATGTTAGGCGGCATCAGTACCAAAACGGGCCGCAAATTACTCCAATCAGGACGTATCGCTCACTTTCGCATTGGTCGCTTTTACAAAATCCCGAAGCTGAGCATCATCCATTATTTACGTGAAAACTTAGCCCTCGGCACAAGCGTTCATGACACTTTATAG
- a CDS encoding transposase: protein MASLQEYGMNFNPRMKVNFEGGDLTSDAGLLLYKEFDHKLGLSQTVKQLLVVNDPVHHRDHPNSDVALQKIYQHLCGYHTEPRDHFVLDLDSSGFAAFGKQHGANYNHHYAQNEFHPLF from the coding sequence ATGGCAAGTCTACAAGAGTACGGCATGAACTTCAACCCCCGAATGAAAGTTAATTTTGAAGGCGGCGATCTGACCTCAGATGCTGGCCTGCTTCTCTATAAAGAATTTGATCATAAACTGGGCCTGTCTCAGACCGTTAAGCAATTGCTCGTCGTCAATGATCCCGTTCATCATCGGGATCATCCTAATTCTGATGTTGCCCTTCAGAAGATTTATCAGCATCTTTGTGGTTATCACACTGAGCCCCGTGACCATTTTGTACTGGACTTGGACTCCTCTGGATTTGCGGCTTTTGGCAAGCAGCATGGCGCGAACTACAATCATCACTATGCGCAAAATGAATTTCATCCGCTGTTTTGA
- a CDS encoding sensor histidine kinase — translation MELSSNGWQRTLFPKLIFAFMLVIVPMYGIGLMMNQWGESSVRRELNQSLESRVGFYMNALTMEQDHIADMLLEMVVDQDLQHFAFIGTYMSHSEWSSAVRHIENRLEWIRNSSEYVADASAHIVTIGRTLSSSHSISDGLTESYEAVSGVHRIGLLGAGFALVPWRDRLFLGLSFPADLMPDKPPSFVLSVELDKQVVSKRLDIFAGYGQSGAILLDAEGRWSVASKGTSSSDEFADFLRTVKERDEPSGVAPLRLPDGEYLAAFEYSTSLDSYLIAYVKRSEVFGQIAASRWMFWLMSLLSLVFIVAYSYWIYRLIHRPLQKLIRSFRKAEDGMIEPAALPRSTDEFRYLFQHFNRMVERIHHLIRQVYEQKIRAQSAELKQLQSQINPHFLYNTYFVLYRLAKMNDLGGVIRFSQHLGEYFQYITYNSSDRVPLETEVKHSWAYGEIQNIRFSDKIVVEFGKLPESWRTIPVPRLLLQPIIENAYKHGMEDRRRDGCIRVGFEMRAGAYAIVVEDNGEGLTDDNLRLISAELAGQASPDGMEHAGLLNVQRRLQIMYGPGSGLFLSRSELGGLRVEMAIDRQACGEEVAEPDQDER, via the coding sequence ATGGAACTGAGCAGCAACGGCTGGCAACGAACGCTATTTCCCAAGCTGATATTTGCCTTTATGCTCGTCATCGTGCCGATGTACGGCATCGGGCTGATGATGAACCAATGGGGAGAATCGAGCGTGCGCCGCGAGCTGAACCAGTCGCTGGAGTCGCGGGTCGGCTTCTATATGAACGCACTTACGATGGAACAGGACCATATCGCCGACATGCTCCTGGAGATGGTCGTCGACCAGGATTTGCAGCATTTTGCGTTTATCGGCACGTACATGAGCCATTCCGAATGGAGCAGCGCGGTTCGGCACATCGAGAACCGGCTGGAATGGATCAGAAATTCTAGCGAATACGTCGCCGACGCCAGTGCGCATATCGTGACGATCGGCCGTACGCTGTCCAGCAGCCATTCGATCAGCGACGGGCTGACCGAATCGTACGAAGCCGTCTCGGGCGTGCACCGCATCGGCTTGCTAGGAGCGGGCTTCGCGCTCGTGCCGTGGCGCGATCGTCTGTTCCTGGGCTTGTCGTTTCCGGCCGATCTGATGCCGGATAAGCCGCCGTCCTTCGTCCTGTCGGTCGAGCTCGACAAGCAGGTGGTTTCCAAAAGGCTGGACATCTTCGCCGGCTACGGCCAGTCGGGTGCGATCCTGCTCGACGCGGAGGGCCGCTGGTCGGTAGCTAGCAAGGGCACGTCATCTTCCGACGAGTTCGCGGACTTCCTACGTACCGTAAAAGAGCGCGATGAACCGTCGGGCGTCGCCCCGCTCCGGCTGCCCGACGGCGAATATTTGGCTGCGTTCGAGTATTCGACCTCGCTTGACAGCTATTTGATTGCGTACGTCAAGCGCAGCGAAGTGTTCGGGCAGATCGCGGCGTCGCGCTGGATGTTCTGGCTGATGTCGCTGCTCTCGCTCGTCTTCATCGTCGCATATTCCTACTGGATCTACCGACTCATTCACCGGCCGCTGCAGAAGCTGATCCGCTCGTTTCGCAAAGCGGAGGACGGCATGATAGAGCCAGCCGCGTTGCCGCGATCGACCGACGAATTCCGCTACCTGTTCCAGCATTTCAACCGGATGGTCGAGCGCATCCACCATTTGATCCGGCAGGTGTACGAGCAGAAAATACGCGCCCAGAGCGCGGAGCTGAAGCAGCTGCAGTCGCAGATCAACCCTCACTTTTTGTACAATACATACTTCGTGCTGTACCGGTTGGCCAAAATGAACGACCTGGGCGGAGTTATCCGCTTCAGCCAGCATCTCGGCGAGTACTTCCAGTACATCACGTACAATTCCTCCGACCGGGTGCCGTTGGAGACGGAAGTGAAGCATTCGTGGGCATACGGGGAAATCCAGAACATCCGGTTCTCCGACAAAATCGTCGTGGAGTTCGGCAAGCTGCCGGAATCGTGGCGGACGATTCCCGTTCCTCGGCTGCTGCTTCAGCCGATCATCGAGAACGCCTACAAGCACGGGATGGAGGACAGGCGCCGGGACGGCTGCATTCGCGTCGGCTTCGAGATGCGGGCGGGCGCCTACGCGATCGTCGTCGAGGACAACGGCGAAGGGTTGACCGACGACAATCTGCGACTCATTTCGGCCGAACTGGCCGGGCAGGCCTCTCCGGACGGGATGGAGCACGCGGGACTGCTCAACGTTCAGCGAAGGCTGCAGATCATGTACGGACCGGGGAGCGGGCTGTTCCTGTCGCGCAGCGAGCTGGGCGGACTGCGCGTGGAGATGGCGATCGACAGGCAGGCTTGCGGCGAAGAGGTCGCTGAGCCCGATCAGGACGAAAGGTGA
- a CDS encoding helix-turn-helix domain-containing protein, producing the protein MYRLLIVDDEPVIVDGLVQQFERSELPLELYAAYDGLEALEIASRLRMDIVLSDIEMPGLNGIGLQVKINRLWPRCKVVFLTGYNDFGYIQSSMRGGAVDYVLKTEWDEAIIEAVCKAIRELTQDMSYERLIEGARQRLLASVPMLRKEYLQELLQGEAGTADSRHARFSQLGIPLHPERSVLMAAGRVDGWPGELRPGDKALYLYSINNIVEEHLSGRAVSVHLTVRHDRLVWLMQPTASFGDAEAEAGVETEAGKNPNEPTAEAEEGRWTRFVQGTLETAQAVCREYLKLVCSFVVSSEPADWCALPAMYDRLSAVFAYGLGTTKEILLSDRYLEDKDVGRDRLALNRIHLLGTYLDDRDKSKFDELYGEVMAFADGEGWAGSGPALEVFYSLAALFIARLNRRGKFAQYAGRIDLYKLFSVHEHDGWSEADAFFRRLADLLLDADEADGERETSETVRAVNDYIEANLGGDLSLNRLADVVHLTPTYLSKLYGKSTGGSLSDYIYRERLAKAKRLLMESDLRIADVGVRVGYWTPSYFTRFFRKMTGMSPQEFRDSIRLD; encoded by the coding sequence ATGTATCGATTGCTGATCGTGGATGACGAACCGGTCATCGTCGACGGGTTAGTGCAGCAGTTCGAGCGGTCGGAGCTGCCGCTCGAGTTATACGCTGCGTACGACGGACTCGAGGCGCTGGAGATCGCGAGCCGTCTGCGGATGGACATCGTGTTGTCGGACATCGAGATGCCGGGCCTTAACGGCATTGGCTTGCAGGTGAAGATCAACCGACTGTGGCCGAGATGCAAGGTCGTGTTCCTGACCGGCTACAACGACTTCGGATACATCCAATCATCGATGCGCGGCGGTGCGGTCGATTACGTGCTGAAGACCGAATGGGACGAGGCGATCATCGAGGCGGTCTGCAAGGCGATCCGGGAGCTGACGCAAGACATGTCCTACGAACGGCTCATCGAGGGCGCAAGGCAGCGCCTGTTGGCCTCGGTGCCGATGCTTCGCAAGGAGTATTTGCAGGAGCTTCTTCAGGGTGAAGCCGGCACCGCCGATTCGCGCCATGCCCGGTTCTCGCAACTCGGCATCCCGTTGCATCCGGAGCGGTCCGTGCTCATGGCGGCCGGCCGCGTCGACGGCTGGCCCGGCGAGTTGCGGCCGGGCGACAAGGCGCTGTATCTATATTCGATCAACAATATCGTCGAGGAACACCTTTCTGGACGGGCGGTGTCCGTTCATCTGACGGTGCGGCACGACCGGCTCGTCTGGCTAATGCAGCCGACCGCGTCGTTCGGCGATGCGGAAGCGGAAGCTGGAGTGGAGACAGAGGCGGGGAAGAATCCGAACGAACCAACCGCGGAAGCCGAGGAGGGTCGATGGACGCGCTTCGTTCAGGGTACGCTGGAGACAGCGCAGGCAGTGTGCCGCGAGTACTTGAAGCTCGTCTGCTCGTTCGTCGTGTCCAGCGAGCCGGCCGACTGGTGCGCCTTACCCGCGATGTACGACAGGCTGAGCGCAGTGTTCGCCTACGGACTCGGTACGACGAAGGAAATTTTGCTGTCCGACCGATACCTTGAGGACAAGGATGTCGGCCGGGACCGTTTGGCGCTCAATCGCATTCATTTGCTCGGCACGTATTTGGATGACCGGGACAAGAGCAAGTTCGATGAGCTGTACGGCGAAGTGATGGCGTTCGCCGATGGCGAGGGCTGGGCGGGAAGCGGACCGGCGCTGGAAGTTTTTTATTCGCTGGCCGCATTGTTCATCGCCCGTCTGAATCGCCGGGGGAAGTTCGCCCAATACGCCGGACGCATCGATCTGTACAAGCTGTTCTCGGTTCATGAGCACGATGGCTGGTCCGAAGCGGACGCCTTTTTCCGGCGGCTCGCCGACCTGCTGCTCGACGCGGACGAAGCGGACGGAGAGCGGGAGACGAGCGAGACGGTGCGCGCGGTGAACGACTACATCGAGGCCAATCTGGGAGGCGATCTGTCGCTGAACCGGCTGGCGGATGTCGTTCATCTGACGCCTACCTACTTGTCCAAGCTGTACGGCAAAAGCACGGGCGGCAGTCTGTCCGACTACATTTACCGCGAGCGCCTCGCCAAGGCGAAGCGGCTGCTCATGGAATCCGATCTGCGCATCGCCGATGTTGGTGTCCGCGTCGGGTATTGGACACCCTCCTACTTTACCCGGTTTTTCCGCAAAATGACCGGTATGTCCCCCCAGGAATTCCGCGATTCGATCCGTCTGGACTAA
- a CDS encoding extracellular solute-binding protein: MKGKWYKAPALLAVALTLTLSAACTENGGNNAGESPKASPPTSASPAASPSASAPAEEDGPFGKYDPPIEVTTVRAINAGVKFREGDSYDDNVWYRNYATDLGIKVTNKWKVSDQQYKNKVLVSMVGGELPDFLVVDDQQFQTLAQAGQLADLTDLYDKYTSPLTKKSLEEAGGIKLDASRYNGRLVGIPVGGGGRDDGNMLWIRKDWLDKLGLKPPKTMDDVMKIAIAFANNDPDGNGKKDTWGLSLDYNLFGGWSALDGFFNGYHAYPFNPARGSGVNLVFLKDANGKPVFADTKPEVKTALGKLQELYKAGAINPEFTVIDGVKSGDLATQGKVGMSFGAWWIATWPVNNMKNDDPKVDWQAYPLVSADDKPAKALTTGALPRQFYVVKKEAKHPEAVFKLLNYYNDKMYGYLERGGEVEKQYTTVTENDVTYGPWAYAAIGGSFADLNQDDYRALNEAIASGDTSKLSTGMKNAYADIEKYKAGDNTLWAAEAVRQAFAILGDYKKNDLYVMSSYFGPPTETMKTKGPTLRDNEIRAFEDIITGDKPIEYFDEWVKGWHEQGGDQILQEVADGGALK, translated from the coding sequence ATGAAGGGGAAATGGTACAAAGCTCCTGCGCTGCTGGCCGTGGCGTTGACGTTGACGCTCAGCGCAGCCTGCACCGAGAACGGGGGTAACAACGCAGGGGAGTCGCCAAAGGCGAGTCCGCCGACTAGCGCGAGTCCAGCCGCGAGTCCAAGCGCGAGCGCGCCTGCGGAGGAAGACGGGCCGTTCGGCAAGTACGATCCGCCGATCGAAGTGACGACCGTCCGCGCGATTAACGCGGGCGTCAAGTTCCGCGAGGGCGATTCGTACGACGACAACGTCTGGTATCGGAATTATGCGACCGACCTCGGCATCAAGGTGACGAACAAGTGGAAAGTAAGCGATCAGCAGTATAAGAACAAGGTGCTCGTCTCGATGGTCGGCGGCGAACTGCCCGACTTCCTGGTGGTGGACGACCAACAGTTCCAGACTCTCGCCCAAGCCGGTCAACTTGCCGACCTGACCGATCTGTACGACAAATACACGAGCCCCCTGACCAAGAAAAGCCTCGAGGAAGCGGGTGGCATCAAGCTGGACGCGTCGCGCTACAACGGCCGTCTCGTCGGCATTCCGGTCGGAGGCGGCGGACGCGACGACGGCAACATGCTGTGGATCCGCAAAGACTGGCTCGACAAGCTCGGCCTCAAGCCGCCGAAAACGATGGATGACGTCATGAAGATCGCCATCGCGTTCGCCAACAACGATCCGGATGGCAACGGCAAGAAGGACACGTGGGGGCTGAGCCTGGACTACAACCTGTTCGGCGGCTGGTCCGCGCTCGACGGCTTCTTCAACGGATACCACGCTTATCCGTTCAACCCGGCCAGAGGCTCTGGTGTCAACCTCGTGTTCTTGAAGGACGCGAATGGCAAGCCGGTGTTCGCCGACACGAAGCCGGAGGTGAAGACGGCGCTCGGCAAGCTGCAGGAGCTGTACAAGGCAGGCGCGATCAATCCGGAATTCACCGTCATTGACGGCGTGAAGTCCGGCGATCTGGCGACGCAGGGCAAGGTCGGCATGTCTTTCGGTGCCTGGTGGATCGCGACGTGGCCGGTCAACAACATGAAGAACGACGATCCGAAAGTCGACTGGCAGGCTTACCCGCTCGTATCGGCGGACGATAAGCCAGCCAAGGCCCTAACGACCGGCGCGCTGCCCCGGCAGTTCTACGTCGTGAAAAAGGAAGCGAAGCACCCGGAAGCCGTGTTCAAGCTGTTGAACTACTATAACGACAAAATGTACGGCTACCTGGAACGAGGCGGCGAGGTCGAGAAGCAGTATACGACCGTGACCGAGAACGACGTGACGTATGGTCCGTGGGCGTACGCGGCGATCGGCGGTAGCTTCGCGGATTTGAATCAGGACGATTATCGCGCGCTGAACGAAGCGATCGCCTCCGGCGATACGTCCAAGTTGTCCACCGGCATGAAAAATGCCTACGCAGACATCGAGAAGTATAAGGCGGGAGACAACACCTTGTGGGCCGCTGAAGCGGTGCGCCAAGCGTTCGCGATTCTCGGCGATTACAAGAAAAACGACCTGTATGTCATGAGCAGCTACTTCGGCCCGCCGACCGAAACGATGAAAACGAAAGGTCCGACGCTGCGCGATAATGAAATCCGGGCGTTCGAGGACATCATAACCGGCGATAAGCCGATCGAGTATTTCGACGAATGGGTCAAAGGCTGGCACGAACAAGGCGGAGACCAGATTTTGCAGGAAGTGGCGGATGGCGGCGCCCTCAAGTAA
- a CDS encoding ABC transporter permease: MTNAPGSRRKWILEWPLHLMLLPGLVMIVIFCYGPMVGVVIAFQRFLPTGGLFGSKWIGIDNFKYVYSLPETMHVILNTLFISVMKIVAGIVAPIITALLLNELRKKAFKRTVQTIIYMPHFLSWVILSGILIDVLSPNSGMVNQFLKWLGFQPIFFLGDKSWFPFVLVGTDVWKEFGFGTIIYLAALTGINPALYEAAVIDGASRLKQTLYITLPGIVPIVILMLTLSLGSVLNAGFDQVFNLYSPTVYETGDILDTYVFRMALINGQLDVGTAVGLFKSVISLLLISVSYFFAYRFANYRIF, from the coding sequence ATGACGAATGCGCCGGGATCCCGCCGCAAGTGGATACTGGAATGGCCGCTGCATCTCATGCTGCTGCCGGGATTGGTAATGATCGTCATCTTTTGCTACGGCCCGATGGTCGGCGTCGTAATCGCCTTTCAGAGATTTTTGCCGACGGGAGGCTTGTTCGGTTCGAAATGGATCGGAATCGACAACTTCAAATATGTATACTCGCTTCCCGAGACGATGCATGTCATCCTCAACACGCTTTTCATTTCCGTCATGAAAATTGTCGCCGGAATCGTTGCCCCGATCATCACCGCGCTGCTGCTCAACGAGCTGAGAAAAAAAGCGTTCAAACGGACGGTACAGACGATTATTTATATGCCCCACTTTTTGTCTTGGGTCATTTTGTCCGGCATTCTGATCGACGTGCTGTCGCCGAATTCCGGTATGGTGAACCAGTTTTTGAAGTGGCTCGGTTTCCAGCCGATCTTTTTCCTCGGCGATAAAAGCTGGTTTCCGTTCGTCCTCGTCGGGACGGACGTCTGGAAGGAATTCGGCTTCGGCACGATCATCTACTTGGCCGCGCTGACCGGTATCAACCCGGCGCTGTACGAAGCGGCCGTTATCGACGGAGCGAGCCGCTTGAAGCAAACGCTGTATATTACGCTTCCCGGCATCGTGCCGATCGTCATCCTAATGCTGACCCTGTCGCTCGGCAGCGTGCTGAACGCAGGCTTCGACCAGGTGTTCAACCTGTACAGTCCGACCGTCTACGAGACGGGCGACATCCTGGACACGTACGTCTTCCGGATGGCGCTCATCAATGGGCAATTGGATGTCGGCACGGCCGTCGGCCTGTTCAAGTCGGTCATCTCGCTGCTGCTCATCTCCGTGTCCTATTTTTTCGCCTATCGATTCGCCAATTACCGCATTTTCTGA
- a CDS encoding carbohydrate ABC transporter permease: MVQPQTLGSRLITASIYSALALMAALCIMPILNVLAVSFSSNTAIDAGKVSMWPVDFTTTAYNYVAQKKEFLASILVSLKRVALGTVINMVLTLFTAYPLSKEVPQFRLRTWYAWIFVFTMLFAGGLVPSYLLVKELGLMDTLWALVLPGAVPVFNVILLLNFIRALPKELLEAGFIDGAGHVQILWRVVAPLSLPALATVGLFTIVGHWNEWFGGLIYMNDPIRYPLASYLQTVVVRLDLTQIRSADEWKLFAELNDRAVRAAQIFLGALPIFCVYPFLQRYFMSGIVMGSVKE; this comes from the coding sequence ATGGTACAGCCTCAAACGCTCGGCAGCCGGCTGATTACCGCATCGATATACAGCGCGCTGGCCCTGATGGCCGCGCTGTGCATCATGCCGATTTTGAACGTGCTTGCCGTATCGTTCAGCTCGAACACCGCGATCGACGCGGGCAAAGTGTCGATGTGGCCGGTCGATTTCACGACGACCGCCTACAACTACGTCGCCCAAAAGAAGGAATTTCTCGCGTCCATTCTCGTCTCGCTTAAGCGCGTCGCGCTGGGGACGGTCATTAATATGGTATTGACGCTGTTCACCGCGTATCCACTGTCCAAGGAAGTGCCTCAGTTCCGGTTGCGCACTTGGTACGCCTGGATATTCGTATTCACGATGCTGTTCGCGGGCGGGCTCGTCCCCTCGTACTTGCTCGTCAAGGAGCTCGGCCTTATGGACACGCTATGGGCGCTCGTGCTGCCCGGCGCCGTGCCGGTATTTAACGTCATCCTGCTGCTGAACTTCATTCGCGCGCTGCCGAAGGAGCTGCTCGAGGCCGGTTTCATCGATGGCGCGGGACACGTCCAGATATTGTGGCGCGTCGTGGCGCCGCTGTCGCTGCCCGCGCTAGCGACCGTCGGCCTGTTCACGATCGTCGGCCATTGGAATGAATGGTTCGGAGGGCTGATCTACATGAACGACCCGATCCGCTATCCGCTCGCCAGCTATTTGCAGACGGTCGTCGTCCGCCTCGATCTGACCCAGATTCGCAGCGCCGACGAGTGGAAGCTGTTCGCGGAGCTGAACGACCGGGCCGTGCGCGCGGCTCAAATCTTTCTCGGGGCGCTGCCGATATTTTGCGTATATCCGTTTCTGCAGCGGTATTTCATGAGCGGCATCGTCATGGGCAGCGTCAAGGAATAG
- a CDS encoding transposase — protein sequence MPFIEGEDRDQIYLLPYTLGDFVEEENPVRVIDAYVDSLSLEELGFQVYSGSKAGQKPYRRQELLKLYLYCYMNGIRFSRKMETETKRNIELMWLIGKLQPDHVTLSAFMKSNQTAIKKLFKEFTLMLKGFGLIDGQLVAIDGTKLKANCSKKKHFNDNIISKKLEHIDAYLRDFLMEDNRLKKQEIIEKLEVYQKRMHELQVMKQELKETGENQLCVTDQDAKSMKNNGKHEVCFNVQTAVDSKYKLIVDCDTVNDVNDQGQLSNMAKKTKQVFRDQKITILADTGYYNYLEIIDVVDKSTELLIKPQQGKQNKVASGFNKVTLSIPPLPPFVLTDSHAISKLVL from the coding sequence ATGCCTTTTATTGAAGGTGAAGATAGAGATCAAATTTATTTACTGCCATATACATTGGGCGATTTTGTAGAAGAAGAAAATCCTGTTCGAGTTATCGATGCTTACGTAGATAGCTTGTCCCTAGAAGAATTGGGGTTTCAGGTGTACTCGGGTTCAAAAGCAGGGCAAAAACCCTATCGCCGGCAAGAACTTCTCAAGCTCTATCTTTACTGTTATATGAACGGCATCCGATTCTCTCGAAAGATGGAAACCGAGACGAAAAGAAATATTGAACTAATGTGGCTAATCGGTAAGCTCCAGCCGGACCACGTCACTTTATCTGCTTTCATGAAAAGCAACCAAACTGCCATAAAAAAACTGTTTAAAGAATTCACCCTAATGTTAAAAGGTTTCGGTTTAATCGATGGTCAGCTTGTCGCGATTGATGGCACAAAGTTAAAGGCGAACTGCTCTAAAAAGAAGCATTTTAATGACAACATTATCAGTAAGAAGCTAGAGCACATCGATGCCTATTTGCGCGACTTTTTAATGGAGGACAATCGTCTCAAAAAGCAGGAAATCATTGAAAAGTTAGAGGTTTATCAAAAGAGAATGCATGAGCTGCAAGTAATGAAACAAGAACTCAAGGAAACGGGTGAAAACCAGCTCTGCGTTACCGATCAGGATGCCAAATCAATGAAAAACAACGGGAAGCATGAAGTTTGCTTCAATGTTCAAACGGCAGTGGATAGCAAGTATAAATTAATCGTGGACTGCGATACGGTCAATGATGTCAATGATCAAGGGCAACTGTCCAATATGGCAAAGAAGACAAAGCAAGTTTTCCGTGATCAAAAAATCACAATTCTGGCCGATACAGGATATTATAACTATTTAGAAATCATCGATGTTGTCGACAAAAGCACCGAACTCTTAATAAAGCCGCAGCAGGGTAAGCAAAACAAAGTAGCTAGCGGATTTAATAAAGTCACTTTATCAATTCCTCCGCTACCGCCGTTTGTCCTCACAGATTCCCATGCCATTTCCAAGTTGGTCCTGTGA